Part of the Spinacia oleracea cultivar Varoflay chromosome 5, BTI_SOV_V1, whole genome shotgun sequence genome, CGACACCCTGATTCAAAAATGTCGACATCCTGCCACTGGATGAAGCATGCATGAGTTTATAACAAGGATCAAAATCACTAACATCATTATAGAATGAAAACACCAAATATTATGCAAAGAATATGTCCAATCAAGAACAATGAAATCTCATATATGAAGCATGCAAGAATTTATAACAAGGACCAAAATCAGTAACATACTAACATCATTATAGATTTATAGAATTAAGACACCAATAATTATGCAAAGAATATGTCCAATCAAGAATAATGAAATATAATCTACAACACAAATCATTTACAGATATTGATTTGCAGCATTGTATAATGTACATCAATCTGCAAGTAATTACCTTGAGCAAAGGAGTGAACTTGAACTGTCTTCCCAGATACACCTTATTTCCCAGTATCAGGCAATACATCAATGTCATAGGACAATCACCAGTTCACCATATGAAAATGTACTGAAAATTGTGGCCTGGTGCAAGATTACCTAGCGCTGGCAATCCACTGACCCGACCCGATAACCCAACTTGAACCCAACCTGAAGTAATTAAGAGAAATCCGAACCTGAAtgacctgaaatcgacccgaTTTGACCAATTTGTCATATCTTGTAGTAATATTAAGTTTTACAATATTTCTGACATTTTTTTGACACAACCCGAAACTAAACCCGAACCTGACCCATTGACCCGAATTGCCACCCCTACCAAAAATCGCCACAAGAGCAACTTCCATGCCGAAAATGGTGAAATCTGCTAGCATCCCTTACAATAATTTCCCTGTCAAAGAATTCAGACACTAACTTGATAAAAGCATGACAATCCCCACAAACACGAAGGTTCTTGTTCACTCGAATAGGGGCTCCCTTTGAAGATTCAAGGAGTGCATATGCAATAGCCAACCTCTCACTATGACCATACAACATCTTAGTTTTCTCCTCTTCATCAACATTATGCAAAACATACTTAGTTTCAGCAACATAACCTCCTTCCTTCTTCAATACCTCTATAACTTCATCCAATTTTTCATATATTTGGTCACTTTGAGGGTGAGTTTTATCCCTTGCCATGAAACTATGTACCTTACCTCTCATTTCTAACCAGCTACAAGCTGGAGTTTTCTTCAACCCTTTTTCCTTCATTCTTTCTCTAACTAACTCAACATCATCCCACCTTTTAAATGCAGCAAACATGTTAGAAACTAACACATAATTTCCTGGGTTTTCTGGTTCTGAATCCAACAACTTTTCTGCAGCAATTTCTCCCAATTCTTTGTTGCAGTGAACATGGCAAGCACCAAGAAGAGCACACCAGACAACAGCACCAGGTTCAACTATGGTTTTCACAAACTGATATGCTTCTTTTAGCCGGTTTGCTCGGCCTAAAAGGTCAACCACACAGGCATAATGTTCAGGCCATGGCTCAAACTTATACTCATCTTTCATAATTTCCAGATATCTTTTACCTTCATCAATCATCCCTGAATGGCTACATGCATAAAGAAGTGCCAAAAATGTAATATGATCAGGTTTTATATTTTCCATCTTCATCTTGTTAAACAGCTCAACAGCTTCCTTTCCACACCCATGCATTCCACAAGCATGGATCATACAAGTCCATAGAACTGTATCCTTTTCCTTGACGATGTCAAACACCTTAAATGAATTCTCTAATGTTCCACATCTTGCATACATATCAACAAGAGAGCTAGCAATAGAACCTTCTAGAAGAAACCCTTGCTTGATTAAGAACCCATGAACttctttcccttttttcaaGGCAGAGAGACTAGCTGTGGCTGAAAGTAGGCTGATTAATGCCACGGAATCTGGTTTCAATCCGTCTTTTATCATAGAACGAAAAAGGCTAAGAGCTTTATCTCCAAATCCATTATCAACATAAGCTGATATCATACTAGTCCAAGAAACAACATCTTTGTTTTCAATCAACTTAAACATACTAAATGCCAACTCTATATTGTTGCATTCTCCATATGCATCTACAAGTGTGTTATCCAACACTAAATCAGATAGCCCTTTTCTCAAGATATATCCATGTGTCTCTTTTACATGATTAAGTTGTCTCAAAGAGGTACAGGCAAGCAGAACACTTCCAATCATCATGGCATCAATATTCACCCCGTCTTCTGGCCCGTCAGTTTGTACTTCTCGGAACACATCCAAGGCTTTAGTATGATGATTGCTTTGAGCATAGCCAGCTATAACTGTAGTCCAAGAAACAACATCTCTACAAAACATGCTTCTAAAAACGCGTTCCATATAGTTTACGTGACAACATTTGGAATACATATCTATTAATGAGTTTGCAACTTGAATGTCAGAATCTAATCCATTTTTCATAGCATAAGCATGAGCTTCCATTCCATTGAGTAAGTTCTTTAACCTTCCAGAAGTTCCAAGGATACTAATCAAAGAGACCTGATCAGCTACCTGTCCTGCAACCAGTGTTTCATGAAAGAATTGAAGAGCCTGATTATAGAAACCATTTTGTACAAAACCAGATAGCATAGAATTCCATGTTATGCTATCTTTATCAGTCATTTTAAGGAAGATTTGAGCTGCCTCTTTCATTCTTCCACACCTTGTATACATAACAAGCAAAGCATTGGCTACATAGAGATGCGTATGATCATTCGACTTCAAAATTGCAGCATGAATCTCCATCCCTAACCTCCTGAATGGCTCCTCACATGCTTGAAGTGCAGAAACATAAGTATAACTATTCATTCCAACACCAGCTTTCTCCATTTCTCTGAACAGAGTTATTGCTTCAATAGGCTTCCCACTTGCAGAATATGCTGAAATGATTGAATTCCATAACACAACATCATCTTTTTCTTGAATTCTGTCAAATAACTGCCTTGCACCAACAGTATCTTCACATTTAGCATACATACTCACAAGGGCATTCACAACAAAACCATTGGACTCACACCCAGATTTAACTGCAAAACCATGGATTTCACTCCCTAATCTTAGGTCTTTTATCAAGCCACAAGCTTTAATTACACAAGGGAATGTGCAAGCATCAACATTCACCCCAAGAACCCGCATCCCTTGGTACAATTCAAGTGTTTCCCTAGGCTTCCCATTGG contains:
- the LOC110783554 gene encoding pentatricopeptide repeat-containing protein At3g63370, chloroplastic; protein product: MASSIQPSLLNSSLTTMPNYHILKNTHFNIPLKTSKIETKSISSSPLKEICKQGNLKEAFLSLTNYLSHQNVAHLSPDEAFSSVIELCAGKKSTREGKQIHTHVIKSNGHGNSVFLRTKLVFFYGKCGAVVDAKKVFDEMPQRTIFSWNAMLGAYVSNGKPRETLELYQGMRVLGVNVDACTFPCVIKACGLIKDLRLGSEIHGFAVKSGCESNGFVVNALVSMYAKCEDTVGARQLFDRIQEKDDVVLWNSIISAYSASGKPIEAITLFREMEKAGVGMNSYTYVSALQACEEPFRRLGMEIHAAILKSNDHTHLYVANALLVMYTRCGRMKEAAQIFLKMTDKDSITWNSMLSGFVQNGFYNQALQFFHETLVAGQVADQVSLISILGTSGRLKNLLNGMEAHAYAMKNGLDSDIQVANSLIDMYSKCCHVNYMERVFRSMFCRDVVSWTTVIAGYAQSNHHTKALDVFREVQTDGPEDGVNIDAMMIGSVLLACTSLRQLNHVKETHGYILRKGLSDLVLDNTLVDAYGECNNIELAFSMFKLIENKDVVSWTSMISAYVDNGFGDKALSLFRSMIKDGLKPDSVALISLLSATASLSALKKGKEVHGFLIKQGFLLEGSIASSLVDMYARCGTLENSFKVFDIVKEKDTVLWTCMIHACGMHGCGKEAVELFNKMKMENIKPDHITFLALLYACSHSGMIDEGKRYLEIMKDEYKFEPWPEHYACVVDLLGRANRLKEAYQFVKTIVEPGAVVWCALLGACHVHCNKELGEIAAEKLLDSEPENPGNYVLVSNMFAAFKRWDDVELVRERMKEKGLKKTPACSWLEMRGKVHSFMARDKTHPQSDQIYEKLDEVIEVLKKEGGYVAETKYVLHNVDEEEKTKMLYGHSERLAIAYALLESSKGAPIRVNKNLRVCGDCHAFIKLVSEFFDREIIVRDASRFHHFRHGSCSCGDFW